One genomic region from Actinomycetota bacterium encodes:
- a CDS encoding CBS domain-containing protein, protein MEIGSLLTRAVLTVKEGDSLRDAARWMVERGVGSAVVIGDGKPIGIVTDRDTLRVIAQGGDPKAVKVRDCLTRRLTTASESMEVVEAARVMREKNFRHLVVVDDDGGLVGVFSMRDLVVGLMQEMSATA, encoded by the coding sequence ATGGAGATCGGATCGCTGCTCACCCGCGCCGTGCTGACGGTCAAGGAGGGCGACAGCCTCCGCGACGCCGCCCGGTGGATGGTGGAGCGGGGAGTGGGCTCGGCCGTGGTGATCGGCGACGGCAAACCCATAGGCATCGTGACCGACCGTGACACGCTGCGGGTCATCGCCCAGGGGGGCGACCCCAAGGCCGTCAAGGTCCGCGACTGCCTGACCAGGCGGTTGACCACTGCCAGCGAGTCGATGGAGGTGGTGGAGGCCGCCCGGGTGATGCGGGAGAAGAACTTCCGCCACCTGGTCGTCGTCGACGACGACGGCGGGCTCGTGGGGGTGTTCTCGATGCGTGACCTGGTGGTCGGGCTGATGCAGGAGATGAGCGCCACCGCCTGA